The window tcaaaaaccagcataattacttatttttatgttttccaaaaattaaatcaaacatcaaattatatatatatatatataaatatatatatatatgtcgaaaatattaattaaaatatatatgtttattattgtgtaggaattttaaaaagaaaacattcacatattagaaatatttaaaaaaatatctttatacaaatttagttgattaatatttaattatcaatggtttatatGTTATTTTCCTAACTTTTacgataacaacaaaatatataagaattttttagtttttttaaatattattaaaatttatgtcGCAAATAAACATTGACTTTAAAcacttaatttattataaattgttttatatcttacttttaaattttataattaaaaatatgtttaagataacaacaaaatatatacgaattatttttttaaaaaataataataatattattaatagaaattcgtttttgattatataataaattaaatataaaattcattaagggtagtatatatattaaccgctctaactttcaacgtgagagctccgttgttaaaatttacttcgcaaataatagtacaGACTAGGTAATTTttccgtgctcatgcacgggtataaatgtttttgaagtaaatatactataataattgattgctatttacttttaattttaaatttatttataaaatttatgcatcatttatatttataatattatattactttaataataaatatgattttatatatgttatatttaatcggttttgttgttCTTACAATCAATTCAGTTATCATTTGCGTAATTTGGATTGCATCtctgaattcaactataatatttttattctaaatatattaaaattttgattaatttcttatttgcatttatgtggttgttgtcttaaatatgtaagtatattttatgaaaattatttataacttCAGATATATTgtgtttagaataaaaaataataaaataaactaaagtgtctgattttaaattacataaattaatataacgataatattctcaagtctcatgcatatatataaattttagaaaaaaactaaattggaacagttgtttaatattttattttcattttaatatgttttgagttgttctatgatttatatttataaaataaattactattgttattaaattatatattcttatcatagttaaatctatgattttagatataagttagATTAGTCGAATCATTCATGCtgtgagtatattgagttactgttattctttcaaattcaaatgaaatataattactttttattataaccaagtcaaatcaaatcaattttatttatcgtttaaacgtgcatgtattttcataatatttatcaaattatatattgatgttttataaaatatattagaaaataaagtgATGCTCAATAGGAAGTTACATACATAAGTAGTTGCATTTTTGAAAGCTCATGAACACATATTAATAtctacaataattaaaatattatataaattctaaataactttatgcctttgatttattgaaaggaaactaaaatttattttaaataatattaaaaatgagaCTTCAGATTTGCTTTGATATTTTGATTATGGTTATATTAAGttccaaaaacataaaatttaaaagaaaatttaatattaagaaaattaataactttaagaatgataaaatataatatatctattttgtaactatttgatcaaacgatttttttgtttgtttttaatatctcttaaaaataagcagtaaacaaaattgtgattttatttgaaaataatattatataagtaaaatttaatttatcgatatttttTTGATGTAATTGGAAGATATTATAGTCgacaaaatatatgaaaaataaataaaacaattcaataatactaattataaactatttttagtcaattaaacATACATCAGTTTatgtttctcaattattttatgtaatcttctaagaaaatagatagatatataaaaatacttctattagtttgaatttttttttgtattgtttaaaattatgttttaaaagaaatgttatttctttttctaatatcaagattatctgTGCAAATTTTTCTTAATGAAATCACATCATatacaaatttatgtttttcatctaagaaaatatagatataaataaagtattttattatttcaaaagtatattttatgttatttaaaaatattttttaaatgtaatattactattttgtgaactttccttttttttgaaatcatattatatatacatatattttcgttttcaatttgttttttttttaactttataaaaaaatttccttttttattataggtatatgtttttgaaattttttttaaaggaaactaaataaaaaataaaaaatattatttaatattttaattcaatAAGGGTATCAGTATAATCAACCATTGTGAGAGTTAATATGAGATCGACACATAggactgacttctcaaataatattatagagattgaAACTAATGATTCAACTTAAAATCATGGAAAACTTGACATatcaacaaaattaatttttaaataatagtatatatatcataaaagaaaataccattataattaagaaaagaaagagagaaaaacgCTCTGCGGCGACTGCGATGGCGACACATTAGGTTTCTATGATTCAACGACGGTGGAAACCTGAAATCGACCGGGATTTCCAGATCGACACGGTATCGGCTCATTATAATCAAGATGGAAAGTTTGGGAACCAGGGAAGGAATTGGGGAAAAAGATCCGTATCGGATCTGCGAGGGTTTTTGGCGAATCATTACAAGTTGGAAATCGATTTGCGATCTCAATCTTCACTAAATCGAATCCCTCACAAACCGAAGGTATGATCTCTGTTATCATCAAAACAGAATCTTTTCGGATTGTCTCTTTGAGGACTTCGTTTCTATCACGTTTGAAGATAGTTGGAATTTGGAAAGCAAGGATTCTCATTTTATGGGATAACGGTATAAGGGAGATTCGGAAAATTATGGATTGTGGTTTTGATTTTCGATTTTCATTTGATAAGGTTGATTGCGGAAGATGTGGTATAAATGGGATTAATCTATCCCAAGGAAAAAAGTATCTCCGAGATTACTATATAATGGGTGTTGGGTTTCATCATTTTAACAAAACATTCAAAAGTTTCTCTACATAcgtctttctttttcttatttgttgTTTGGTTTCTTGGCTTGTGGTGATGTCTCAGAGCCAACTTATTGGGAGTTCTGGAGATATAAAAAATGGTGAAGGGGCGCGAAAGAGATTGAAGATATCGGTCCCTCATTTCAACAACTCGGATCTAATCAAGGGCTATTCCAAAACATTAATTGGAAGATGCATGAACCCTGCGGAGCAAAATGTCAAGTTCTTGGTGGGGACGCTTCCTAAAATTTGGGGATTGGAGGAAAAAGTAGTGGGTACTGACTTGGGGCTTGGGAGGTTTCAGTTTGACTTTGATGCAGAGGAAGACATCGAAACGGTGCTGAAGATGCAGCCATTTCATTTCGACTACTGGATGATTTCCCTGGTTCGTTGGCAACCAAGGAAGTCTAAAAACTATCCCTCAGAGATCACTTTCTGGATCAAGGTTTTGGGAGTGCCTTTGGAGTTCTGGGAAGCTCCAACTTTCAGGAGCATAGGTGATGCAATTGGGGTCACAAAGGAGGTTGACTTGGATTATGGTAGAGTCCAAGTGGTGGTTGATGGGTATAAGGAACTCACGTTTGAGACGACGGTGGATTTCAAGGGAGGAGAGTACTATGAAGAAGAGGAGGCTCCAGTATCCTTGCGGTATGAAAAACTGTTTGGTTTTTGTGAAACATGCTTCAGCCTGTGTCATAAGATGGAGAAGTGCCCACTGACCATAGCTACCACGGAGAAGGCGGTGGAGATAAGGGATGATGCTGAGTGTGGTTTAAATGATCGCGCTCGCAGCTACAAAGGAGTGGTCATAAACGGAAATGGAGGGCAACAAGATCGGGGAAGAGAGAAACGTGAGTATCAAGGGAAAGGCAAGGGGAAAATGTTTGAGGAGACGGATTCAAAGTGGGTCAGGGCTGCAGATAGGGAGTCTAAAGCTTCTAATCACAAAAACCATCGTAATGGCCACCGTGGTGATGAAGGAAACTCTCGTTACAGGAACTCAAGAAGGGAGCACACCAGGACTCATCATCAAGACGATCGCTCAAGAAATATTGCAGGAACGAGAGGTGAGAGAGTACCTCGCATTGGGTTTCAACCGGAAGGGCTGGAGGAGGGTgagatcaaagagaaagagatggaGCGATCAATTCAAATGGAGGAGAAGGTACCAGAACGGACGCAGCCCTCACAAGCATTCCTTGATGCGCTAATGGCGACACAAGGAGAACTATCTAAGGTATTACCGAACCCCTCTAGTGGAGAACAAGAGCTAGGTGTAGAGCTAGGTGTGGAGAATATGGATTTGGGTATAGTAGACGGGAATAATGTAGAGACTGATGGGAATCTGGGTTTAGCGGAAAACTATATTGAGGATGCTAGTTTTGGGAATCATAAGAGTATGGGAGAGGACGAGGTTCAGATGCTTATTGAGGAAGAGATAGAGGAAGAGGTTAAAGCACAGGTGGTTATAACTGAGGTGcttgaggagaagaagaagttcGAGGACATGGATGGGAAGGATGGAGTCGCTGGGGAGGTGGAGAAGAGACAAGGTGTTCGTAAAAAGGTGGTTAAGCCGTCTGTAGGAGCTGCAGCTTCTAATAAATTGAAGATGGCTCAGTTGGTGACGGCAAAACGTGTGGTAGCCAAACCAGGCATTCGTCATGGTGATCACTCTAAGCAGGGGGAGGATAAGGGTACATCAGGTCCAAAACATGACTCTGCAAAGCAAGTAAAAGATCCATGAATACAAGCATATGGATAGAAAAGTCACTTGGGCAGGTTATGATTTATGgttttatttcagttttaataagcTCTCTGAGCATTTATACTTGGTGTTTTTTGGATTCTTGTTGGTTTTATGATTGTCtctttttagtttgttttgtgGAATGGTTCTGCATTATGATCTCTAAATGGAATAAACATGGTTTTTTAGAGTGTTATTGGTGGTTTCAGTGTATGTTATGTGCTGTATATTGCAGAGAGTATGAGCAAAAGCATTATTATGGTATGCCTACTAATGGAGACAAAGAACTcccttttaatttatttctatGGCATGAGTTTGGGTCAGCTTATGGGAGGCAAATTCGGGAGATATCATTAATTTCAACGGGGTGGGTATGTTTGGTTTCTTCACACCAAGCATACTCAAACATTGGTCGAGTGCAAATACAGTGTTTCTGGAGTTACGTGTTTTATTGTGTTGGTAATAAAATGCAGCAGTGGCAATTTCCTTGGTTATTTGCAATACGAGTGGAGTATGCGTATATGatggttttttcttttgaaaggGATATTGGCTTTAGAGCTgtttattttggtttgagtaACACGACTACAGAATATAAGGATAGTTCCAATGTCTTCCTTTTTGTTGGTTGGTATATTTATAATAAGGATTTATTATGTGTCCGCACAGGACTGGAAATGTTTTTGGAGAAAGAGATAACTCCGGGTTTCTTTATACCTGGCGGTTTATATTATGGGTGCAGAtccttaatttttatttaatgaaagtCCTAAGT of the Brassica rapa cultivar Chiifu-401-42 chromosome A03, CAAS_Brap_v3.01, whole genome shotgun sequence genome contains:
- the LOC117132846 gene encoding uncharacterized protein LOC117132846 encodes the protein MIQRRWKPEIDRDFQIDTVSAHYNQDGKFGNQGRNWGKRSVSDLRGFLANHYKLEIDLRSQSSLNRIPHKPKSQLIGSSGDIKNGEGARKRLKISVPHFNNSDLIKGYSKTLIGRCMNPAEQNVKFLVGTLPKIWGLEEKVVGTDLGLGRFQFDFDAEEDIETVLKMQPFHFDYWMISLVRWQPRKSKNYPSEITFWIKVLGVPLEFWEAPTFRSIGDAIGVTKEVDLDYGRVQVVVDGYKELTFETTVDFKGGEYYEEEEAPVSLRYEKLFGFCETCFSLCHKMEKCPLTIATTEKAVEIRDDAECGLNDRARSYKGVVINGNGGQQDRGREKREYQGKGKGKMFEETDSKWVRAADRESKASNHKNHRNGHRGDEGNSRYRNSRREHTRTHHQDDRSRNIAGTRGERVPRIGFQPEGLEEGEIKEKEMERSIQMEEKVPERTQPSQAFLDALMATQGELSKVLPNPSSGEQELGVELGVENMDLGIVDGNNVETDGNLGLAENYIEDASFGNHKSMGEDEVQMLIEEEIEEEVKAQVVITEVLEEKKKFEDMDGKDGVAGEVEKRQGVRKKVVKPSVGAAASNKLKMAQLVTAKRVVAKPGIRHGDHSKQGEDKGTSGPKHDSAKQVKDP